A single Chloroflexota bacterium DNA region contains:
- a CDS encoding alpha-ketoacid dehydrogenase subunit beta produces MVQTTATRRLSYIQAVNEALRQEMERDESVIIMGEDIAGGGEREDFQDAWGGPMRLTKGLVGDFGRERIRDTPIAESGFVGAGVGAAATGLRPVVDLMYVGFLGVCGDQILNNAAKIHYMFGGKVKVPLTIMTGTGAGTNSAAQHSETVYSVFTHYPGLKVVAPSNPYNAKGLYTASIRDDDPVIICNNRQLMGIRFDVDVPEDSYSVPLGKADVPREGTDVTLLGISYMTQICLQAADDLAARGYSAEVVDLLSLSPMDEDAILESVRKTRRIVIVDEDYPRCSMAGDISALVAEEAFDYLDAPPKRVQPPHTSVPYSRPLEALFVPTKEQVVAAALETLE; encoded by the coding sequence ATGGTACAGACAACAGCCACACGCAGACTTTCGTATATTCAGGCGGTCAATGAGGCGCTGAGACAGGAGATGGAGCGCGACGAGTCCGTCATCATCATGGGCGAAGACATCGCGGGCGGCGGTGAGCGCGAGGACTTCCAGGACGCATGGGGCGGACCGATGCGCCTGACCAAGGGACTCGTCGGCGATTTCGGCCGCGAGCGCATACGAGACACGCCCATCGCGGAATCCGGATTTGTCGGCGCGGGCGTTGGCGCTGCCGCCACGGGCTTGCGACCCGTCGTGGACCTGATGTATGTCGGCTTTCTCGGCGTCTGCGGCGACCAGATTCTGAACAACGCCGCGAAGATTCACTATATGTTCGGCGGCAAGGTCAAAGTGCCGCTGACCATAATGACCGGCACGGGCGCCGGTACGAACTCCGCCGCGCAGCACTCCGAGACGGTCTATTCGGTGTTCACGCACTATCCCGGCTTGAAGGTAGTCGCGCCGTCCAATCCGTATAACGCCAAGGGCTTGTACACCGCGTCCATCCGCGATGACGACCCGGTGATTATCTGCAACAACCGCCAACTGATGGGCATTCGCTTCGATGTGGATGTGCCGGAGGACTCGTACTCCGTGCCGTTGGGCAAGGCGGATGTACCGCGCGAAGGAACGGATGTTACGCTGCTGGGTATCAGCTATATGACGCAGATATGTTTACAGGCTGCGGACGACCTCGCCGCGCGTGGATACTCCGCCGAAGTGGTTGATCTGCTGTCGCTGTCGCCGATGGACGAAGATGCGATTCTGGAATCCGTGCGCAAGACGCGCCGCATCGTTATCGTGGACGAAGACTACCCGCGCTGCAGCATGGCGGGCGATATATCCGCGCTGGTCGCCGAGGAAGCCTTCGACTACCTCGACGCGCCGCCCAAGCGCGTGCAGCCGCCGCACACATCCGTACCGTACAGCCGCCCACTGGAAGCGCTCTTCGTTCCTACAAAGGAGCAAGTAGTGGCAGCCGCGC
- a CDS encoding thiamine pyrophosphate-dependent dehydrogenase E1 component subunit alpha: MATYPELNKDSLLWMYETMVTIRRFEEQSRREADAGKLRGMHSSIGQEAVPTGICAHLRDDDYVLGTHRSHHHCIAKGVDINEMMAELLGKATGTNKGKGGTMHIADINKGMLGANGVVGSNIPVATGVALSAKVRGSDQVSVVFFGDGASSQGSLHESMNIASIWKLPVLFVCENNRYAESTPFEYAVAGGSIANRAAGYDMPGVLVDGQSALDMFEVGKEAVARARAGEGPTLIEAQTYRYQGHFGADDPLGYRTQEEEDYYEARDCINSLRAHITDGGYAAEGEISALEERALAAVATATAFADESPFPDPSELTTDVYVSYR, encoded by the coding sequence ATGGCGACTTATCCGGAACTGAACAAAGACTCGCTGCTATGGATGTACGAGACGATGGTTACAATTCGCCGCTTCGAGGAGCAGTCGCGGCGCGAGGCGGACGCGGGCAAGCTGCGCGGCATGCACTCGTCCATCGGGCAGGAAGCCGTGCCCACGGGCATCTGCGCTCATCTGCGCGACGACGACTATGTGCTCGGCACGCACCGCAGCCATCACCACTGCATCGCCAAGGGCGTCGATATCAACGAGATGATGGCGGAGCTGCTGGGCAAGGCGACGGGCACGAACAAGGGCAAGGGCGGCACGATGCACATTGCTGACATCAACAAGGGCATGCTCGGCGCGAACGGCGTCGTCGGCTCGAACATCCCCGTTGCGACGGGCGTGGCGCTCAGCGCGAAGGTGCGCGGCAGCGATCAGGTCAGCGTGGTCTTCTTTGGTGACGGCGCGTCCAGCCAAGGCAGCCTGCACGAATCCATGAACATCGCTAGCATTTGGAAACTGCCGGTGCTCTTCGTCTGTGAGAACAACCGCTACGCCGAATCCACGCCGTTCGAGTACGCGGTCGCAGGCGGTTCTATCGCCAACCGCGCGGCAGGCTATGACATGCCCGGTGTGCTTGTGGACGGTCAGTCCGCGCTCGACATGTTCGAGGTCGGCAAGGAAGCGGTGGCGCGCGCCAGGGCGGGCGAGGGCCCCACGCTCATCGAGGCGCAGACATACCGCTATCAAGGACACTTCGGCGCGGACGACCCGTTAGGCTACCGTACGCAGGAGGAAGAGGACTACTACGAAGCGCGCGACTGCATCAACTCGCTGCGGGCGCACATAACGGATGGCGGCTACGCGGCCGAAGGCGAAATCAGCGCACTCGAAGAGCGCGCACTGGCAGCAGTCGCAACCGCAACCGCCTTCGCAGACGAAAGCCCATTCCCTGACCCGTCCGAGCTGACGACGGATGTGTATGTGAGTTATAGGTAG